From the genome of Capsicum annuum cultivar UCD-10X-F1 chromosome 4, UCD10Xv1.1, whole genome shotgun sequence:
TTCTTCATGGCCTTTCAAATACTCTAAgttgttaatttatattttgatttaaaacATTTTTTACACCGTCcttaaatatataaaacaaaaattaaaaaataattttcttatatttgaatttcgatcaaaatttaaatatcgAAATTTATCTGTATCACAAAAATTAGGACAAAAGTGGATTAAAATATGAAGCAGAGAGAGAGACAGGCGATGATGAAATTGTTTGGATATTGTGGAACAAGGAAATAGACGAGGCTTAAGAGTGGACTGACTTTTTACCATTGGCGGTTAAAAGGTAAATTATGAAATGAGACACATTTTCAGCTTGATAACCTCACTTCATCATATCCCTGTTTCTCTGTTGGTCATTTTTCGaattttgtgaagaagaaaaaaaaattattaattaatgtgtattttCAAGTGTTTTTTCTTGAGTAAATGGAGGGTGtatcaaaaataacttttctatATTCAACATAGGGGTAGTAAGATAATTTGTGGTACACTTTATTCATTTTAGATTTCATTTATGAGATTATActaaatatattattgttatatatgtatttttaagaatAGCCTGATGTAAAAGCTCACTTACTATAGTATCATTGTTAGGATTTAATTTATTACATCAATAATGATATCAATCAGACCTCTCTCTATATAACAATTTTCTATTATAACAattaggagtcgtttggtagagtgtattagaaagttaatgcatgtattagtttaatgtgtgttagtagtaccttgtttggtatatctttttatcctatgtataactaatgcaagcattagttttacattctattgtgtattgaggtgtgtattactaatatctcaaaatccatggcattagtaatgcaatggatctaatgcgtGCATTAACATGTTTAAAGATCCTATTACCCCTCAAAATTTGAAAGGATCAGAGgggaaatattgtttgaattttacTACCTACTAATTACACAATATACCCAAAAAATTATAAGTATAAAAGGACTTGCCTAGATGCCAACTTTAATATGGATCctttaaaacattaattttcaCAGTTAAAGAGAGGAAATCCAATGATTTCCTAATTAATGACAACCAAATTAAAGGTCCACTTAACTATCCAATGATGATGTGACCCTAGCAAGTCTCATGTTTCTCATGTTACATTGCATTTTTTGGTACAAGTTACATATTGCATAGTAGTAGCAAAGAAGGGAATTCAATTAAACAGcaattttttcagaaatattCTTTGTGTATTTTGTCTTATAGAACTTGTCCCTTTTATCGTCTTTAATTAATTGTACATTTGCTACACATTTAATTCTTAATCAAGTCTCCTTAATTACGCTATTTGATGCAAAAATATTCATCAATAATTCTCCAAAATGCTCACGTGACCCAATTTGAGAGAGTGTATCTTAGATTAGACAGTACATGATATAGTTATAATTTATCGAGCATATGACATTAGATAGGATTGTATGAAGATtgtgaattaaaataaaagattagtAGGTAGTTAAATGTTGTCTCGTGCTTCGCGGTGGGACTAGGCTTGGTAGGAATGTGGAGCATCGTATCGACCTTATTGATGTAGTTTCTTGCTTTTAATATTTGTTATCATCAGCGGTTGTCCATATCTCGTATTTCAATTACCGCACCATTTCGTTATtgctattgttttttttttttgcataagtTGCActgttttctttatttagttgtcATGCTTTCGTTGTTACGTTTTCTTTTCCATAACTAGCTACTTTGATTTGCTGCACTTAAGCTAATTTTCAATTTCTCTACCTCCACGAGATAAGAATAAGATTTACGTACATTCTATCCTAACTCTCGAGAGTTTCCACTTATTGGATTACACTGAATTTTcacttgttattgttgttgcataTATATGtttctaaacaataaaataatGATTTAGTATTCTGAGAGAGTGATTATTAATTAATACTGTGAAAAGGAGAGATCAAGAATGAACATATACAGAGGGGACTACTGATAATATGCTAATCAGATTGATACTGAACAGTACTTTTACCACTGCAAATCGAAAGCAAAATTAAATACACCTATCCTTATGAATATATATTATTAGggacaaataaaaattagaaaagaaaaaaattactggtatgttgttttattatgcagtgttcagcgGATCAGACTCTCATTGCTTCCCTCTTCTGATTTATTTTGGAATTGAGTTATATATACAAAATTCTATTACATTATCAGTATAATTTAACTTGAATACATTAACAAAATATCAGTATATTTGAACTTGTGGCAGCatgttagttattttattttctagatTACTAATTACATTTATGACGGgcaattatttataattttctttacgCTAATAGAAGTTAAATGCTTTAACTTGCTAGCTATAATCAGGGGCAGACCTATACGAGGTCGGAGAGCTTCAAAAACTTTTGCTTTGGCCTTGTGTTTGAGAttgctaaaataattaattaatagttataaatatttaattatttcgaTTTTAATACCTAAAACTATCTATGAATTTAATCATTAGCGAgttcaaaattcataaatttcaaattctgatTCTTCCTTTACACTAGTAATATTTTCTAAGTTATCATCATAGAGGTCTTATTATAGAGAGCTAGATAGGTATTGTACGTCAATATAACTTGAtagtataaaaatttatacactatCATACATCTACTACCAAACTATATGTTCCACGGACACTCCGAAAATATAGCTGCTCTCATGTCGAATTCTTAAAAACACactatttttgaagagttcgacaCGCACTGAATGAGATTTTTGAAAAGTCTGATCGACATAGCTACCAAATATATACGTAGAGTAAAATTGAGACCATAAAATCTCAGACAGTGCAACACTGCAGAAATATTCGGACCTTCCAGTTTTGGCACATTACTTGACACAGAAATTGTGGGTCCCACACAACCCAAACCCcccaacccccaccccaccccaccccaccccaaaaaCAACAACGAAGTTTTGTTGATGTTAACTAGTCATGGGGGGCATTTCATAATTTGCCTCCTCTACTATTGCTCAGCACAAAGAGAAGACTTTTTCTTGTTATTTCCTTTTACTATTTATGTCCTCCATGTTGCATGTAAACCctacttcttttgttttttttcattggTTTAATTTTTTGGTCTCTCCACTTCTTGATGATCTATTAAAATGTTGTGGTACTTCTACCTACAAGGATTGTGATATGCAGCCACCTTAACGAGAAATCTCGATTTTGAATactggaaataaaaaaaaatctaaatagaaAACACTTATTTCTTTAATGAACCTTACATGACGTAAGTGGATTACTCAAAACCCTAAAGCTCATCACCGTCAGGGATGAAATCAGGTAGGATCGAAGGGGTTTATCTGAATCCTTTTTGACAgaaaattacattatttatacataattaaaataaagttatttttatgtACATATAATAAACGTTGAATCCCCTTGTGCTTCTTCATGCATTTACTCCGtcatattttgaatcctttattGAAAATCTCAATTCTACCACCACCCATTATAACCAAAAAATGTTGTGGCTCATGTGTCCATGATAATCATCTTTTTTCTTAGggtttttgtcttgattttcttactatatttaagttttatttttttttagaaggaaaataaaagttatcatagttacttttacttttcctgaaaaaaaaatataattattttccatatttggcttataacctctttcttgaaggaaaggttttggaaatctataaatagaagactcccttctcataccataacacaataacatccacaatgtagtctttaaagagtctttgtttagggggagatatTCTATCTCATTagtttttatgtctttaatattaggttttatatgtaggccaattgaccaactaatataataatattaagattTTTAATATTGTTCTATGTGTCTTCTGAATTGTCACCacaatagtttgcaactaatagctttcgcatgacgccctctcgatttcgaagcCAACACTTTTGTCCCACAAAAAAGCAAACATTTCTTTTGTACATCTAGtgttaaagttaaaaaaaaaaaaaaattagttccaTTTTACATTGACACATTACAATTGATTGTGGGAGTCAAAAGAGTTTTTTGGTTGACAAACTTTTTCATACGTTGTGTTAGAGGGGTCAGAATTTGAACGAAGGGAGCaatataattgataataatgttAGATCACATAGTTTACATTCCATTTTACATagaatttaagtaattttttacaCTATCAAATCATTCAAAGAGTAATTTTTTACACTATCAAATCATTCAAagaatttaagtaattttttacgctatcaaatcattcaaaaaatatCTATAGATAAGTCTCCttaaaagttttaaatcttgaaaataaaatatgttattgCTAAAACGTATAAAAATGACCCAAAGgtgtaaaatatttacaacacatATGTATATACTTAAAACTCTTTTTGTAAAGCCACTTCCCTTCGCACAGACACATAGTCAAAGCCAAATAAGATCCTATTTCTAAACAGGAAGATACCAAAACATAAACAAGGGGGGACAGTCTAAAGGCAAAAAAGTGTTCCAACTGATCAATTGTTGTTTCTTCCCTTTCAAATGTTTATTTGTCCTGCTTTccttttagtccgtttcaaatgtctcttttcttttaacaactttttaatttcaaatttcgaCCGGACATGTTTAAAACTACAACATCaaaggatattttgatacatttttctactttcttaaatttcgtaTCAGGTCAAaactaaacaaataaattaaaacggatGGAGTATTGAAATTCAAATGGAAAAAGGAATGAGATAAAGTGAAGAGACATGGATCTAACCAGCAAAAAAGTGAAGAACCCCTTGAAAAAACCAGAAATTTTGATGTCCCAAGAAACTCCTCTCGTCAATTGTCATGTCAATAGACAATTGAGTAGACATTTATTAGTAGTTACAAGTAGTACTTAGGACTTCATGGTCATAAAAGGCTAAACAATCTCTGAACATGTCTGCTATTTTGACATACAATTTTTACTAGTTTTCCAATGGGTTCCACCACCTGCTCATTACAGCAATGACTGCTTCACTTTGACAAAAAAAATGCACTACAGACATCCTTTACATCCAATGAATGTTATCTCTTTTAGGCATAACATGGAACCTCCTTCAACTTAGTTTCTGTTTATTTAGGGAACACTGAAATTATTGTTAGTCTTAAGTTAATACCTTCGACGCTCCTAAACAATCTCGCGTAATGAAGGTGAGAGACACACATTGCGACAAGGGTCAAAGGTATCGAATTGCCAAGTCAAATGGATAACTAGGAGTCTAGGACGagtgatagtttaggtgtgtactGATAATTTGAGCAAAGTTTCAAGAGGTCCCAAGGAATTATGCATTTGTTATTCATGTGGTTTCATTTTTCGAGCAAGTTGAATTTTCTTTTGCAAATGTCGGTAGCTTTTGAGTTATCTCGAGACCATATAGTTAAATTGTTGTCCTTCGATCAAATTCATCTATTGTAACCTTTGTCTTCATATGGTAATATACTGGGATGTCTGAAGTTCCATATCAATGTACATTTTGTAACTGTAGCACCAACATCAATCAAGCCACTAGTGCTTGTTAAACAAAATACGTTATCTGTCACTTCCCAATAACAAATATCATTCAGAATTGAACACTAGAAATAGACAATGTCACTCTAGGGTCCAAGAGCAAATTAAATTAACCCCATCAAAGcattcaaacaacaacaacaaaagaaaacataatGTGCATTTCTATAATTTGCATTACAACATCACCATAAACATGAGCAGATCTAGAGGCAATGAATGTACCTGCACCTTGTTTGCGGTATACCTGTAATTGAAAATGTTCTAAAATGTATCTGTAAATGGTAAGTTTATACTCATTGTTACAAGAACAAATGTGGGGCATGCTACTCCGCTCCCACTAATTTGTAATCTTACATTCCGCTCTCCTATAGCACTGATGAGAACAACACTACACTGATAATTTAGGTTGATATCAAATTCTGAGTTACCGAGGATCAAATAGTTGAGAAACAAAAGCTACTTCACAACACGATCGGCAAATCCAGCAGCAGGAACACCACAAACAACTACTCTAGTAATTGGAGGAAGACGATCCTTAGGCTTAGATGGAGATCTTTTAGGGGCAGAAACGCGTCCCTTGGGAATAACTGGGGATTTTGGAGGAGCGGCAGCATGATCCTTTTTACAAAATGGAGATCCAAAAGGAGCCATCAAACCAAGCTCACGCATAATTTTCACTTGGCGTGCACTTGGTGTAGATTTTTCCGCTGAAGCCGTCACCTGAGTGGCATGCCAACATTACCAATGAGTTAATGTTACTGAATGATTTCATATATAGATATCTATGTACTCGTGTGTCCGAGCTAATAGGATTTAGTTAATGCCTCCAAGTTCTTCTTTGATCGTTTCACCCTTTTTTGGGAATAAGTAATCAGTTGAAGATTGTTTTCAGAATCATTTTTTGGGTTAATAAAAAGAAACTCAAGTGAAAAAGTTGGACAGTGTGATTGTAGGAAAATGCTATCTTAATATAGTGCCACATCAACTAGGAAGCTCAATAAGTGCATGGTAACTCAAGTGCCTAAGATAATCCTGGAAATACAAGTTTTAAGAACAAGTTGTTGGAAAGAGAATCAATAGTACTCACTTCATCCATGGACCCGCTCTTTCCCTTGAGTTCATCTTGAGCTTCACTAGATCTTTTCTCAGTTTTCTGTGGAAGTgagaatttgatttttatttttggccttacTGGTGATTTGCTCGACGAAGGTCCAGAATCCTATAAGAAAAATAAGATTCCCAACATCAAATCTAAGGCAAAAATATTTGGACATGTTACACGCATGATTCAAACAAGGAATTCATGAGACAGAACTTGTCTACTCATAgaagttggagaaaaaattttTCACTACACGTAAGTTCTTCTAAGTCTGTCAGGCTTCTTTTAGCAGCAAGATGGTTCTCCACTTGAGATCTTCATTTACGCTGATCAACCTTTAGCTTCAGAAAACAGGGCATGATTAAATTAAAGAGAACAGAAGATGCACACTCACAGATTTTTTGCTGCTTGACTTGGGTGTGTTCGGCATCTTGTCTGGCTTTCTTTTTCGGCTTTCCTCTTCCTTGTGCTTTTCTGAGCCAGACTTTTTCACAGATTTTTTGCTGCTCGACTTGGCGGTGTTTGGCATTTTATCTCGCTTTCTTTTTCGGCTTTTCTCTTCCTTGTGCTTTTCTGAGCCTGACTTTTCCATAGATTTGGGTGTGTTCGGCATCTTGTCTGGCTTTCTTTTTCGGCTTTCCTCTTCCTTGTGCTTTTCTGAGCCTGACTTTTTCACAGATTTTTTGCTGCTCGACTTGGCGGTGTCCGGCATTttgtctctctttctttttcgGCTTTCCTTTTCCTTGTGCTTTTCTGAGCCTGACTTTTCCACAGATTTTTTGCTGCTCGACTTGGGTGTGTTCGGCATTTTATCCCCGTCTCGTTTTTGGTTTTCCTCTTCCTTATGATTTTCTGAGCCCAACTTTTTCACAGATTTTTTGCTGCTCGATTTGGCTGTGTTCGGCATTTTATCCCCGTCTCGTTTTTGGTTTTCCTCTTCCTTAAGCTTTTCTGAGCCCGACTTTTTAACAGATTTTTTGCTGCTCGACTTGGGTGCATCTGGCATTTTATCCCCATCTCTTTTTTGGTTTTCCCCTTCCATATGCTTTTCTGAGCCTAACTTTACTTTTGTTATCTCTTTTGGCTGCTTTGCATCTATTTTTCTCGGAAAAGGGCCTTAGCTGAAACAAACACGAGATGGTCATCAATGAAGCAAAGCATAAAAGTGACCATGCAAGTACACTGATCTGGCAACACTTGACTTGAAACCAAAGATTTTAATGAGCGGTTCATGCAATTACACTTACAATTACCTTCTTGGAATTTCTtgcatttatttattattctgaCGATTGAATTTATGGGATTTTGGTAGGGACATTTGTGTTAAATTCCTAAATTTCCCAGAGAAAGCAACTGACAAGATTAACACTACTTTCCAGAAGCTGACAACAGCATTAGCATTCAAGGAAAACCCCATTTACCAGGTACAAACTTACGAAGTCAAGGTTTTCAAGACCTTGCTTTTGTTGCTTTTGTCATTTTGCCTAGAGATGACAAGTATTCCTGCTAATAGCACAACTCTTCTTAGAAAACCAGAGAAAAAAGTAAAACAGAAGAAAATCATCGAAGATTATCAGAGATGAAAGACACATTCCTTCAACTTCCTCCTATTGTTTTTGATAGTAAGATAGACTGATGATTGTTAAAAAGGACAGgaaaaggaacaaaaaaagaGAATTAATTGTATAAAATGATTGTTTGTCACAAATTACGCACGTTTATAGGCGTGAAATGCAGAACAATAATAGATATGCTGCCTCAATCCAAGACATCAGTTATGTGAAATATCACAAACCATTTCCCCCGTTTGGGCACATTTCAATTTGGAGACATTTGAATTTTACCTGGCTATCAACCAGCACTCGTGATGACCCCGGAGCTGGACCAGAAATAGGTTTGCGAGTAAGAACTGATTATTTTCTGTATGTTTATTGCAATGACAACATCTTCAAGTATCGTGTGGTGCCTTATTGGTTGAGCTTAACTTTCTATTCATACAATTAATGTCGAGACTTCAGAAAAAAAAATGGCACTAGAATGCTATCCTTCATACGTCCCTGATTGGCTAAGCTAGGACAGAACAACTGCATAATTTGTCCAAGGATTAGATTTAAAATTTGTTCAGATTCCTCTTTTGTGGGTTAAGACTGACATTTAAGTGGGAGGAGGATCGAGGGACGAGCCCATACTCATCGACATTTGAACCTATGCAGCAATTGGTACTAGACTACTACTATACCAAATGCACTCCACGAGTGAATTATCTGACTGACTAGACTGATATTCTAAACGAAACCAATGCTATCATAACCCGTGAGGATTTTCTATGTTTTATATAAAAAATCTGCCCAGGTCTAAGGTGATAAAGCCTAATTCGCTCTTTATTGGAACGGGAGTTGTTGGAGAGAGATGACTTATTCCCATCATTCATTTGGACGCCAAGTACTTTGAGATAAAGAAGACCATGTAccttaatttttataaaagaaaagaaaaacacatATCTTAGCAACTAGGTTAATACTTCATTGCAGTTCAGATCTTTTATATGTTTGTGAACAGACACTAGTGGGTTTTTTTGATAACCTAGTCATATTAAGCAGAACTAGAAGGGACATGTTTGGACTTAGCACAATTCTCCATGACCGGTAAAGTAGTCACGGTTCTATTAGCAATGGTTGTTCTCTTGTTGCTAGGTCAGGGACGGCAACAAACTTGCGAAGTATGCATCATATAATCAGTGGCGGAAGAGTCAATACTCCAGGAATTGAAACTTTTGAACCAGAGGCACTTACAGCAGATAAGACATTAAGTTCACTGAATTTGCAAAGGAACTGGTACCTTTAGACTTCTCTATTGAATCAAGGAAATTCTCAACCTTTTGATGTCTTATTTGTTGAATCTTTTCTGCAAATTCTCCACTAGAATTTAACCTCATTCCAGCCTGATAAGGCATGGAATGAAATTCTAGCCATGGAATCACCTCGATCATCAGATTGTACAGTCATAAGTCTAGCCCATTCCCATTTTGGGTGGGACAAATTCACTTATTCTTTGATCCCCATTAATAGGAGGGGTGTCAAACTAAGAAAGACCGTAGAAACTTAAAAAGGCTATCTCGAACAATTGTGACAATCGGCTACATTGATGTTATAGGTACGGACTATCACGCATACAACCATACTCAacttgatggaattattttatcttaaagAGGATCAACAATATGATTTGACCAAACTTTCCTCGAATGAGCTATATGCCTTGAATTGGCTGTGTTCAACTTTTAGGCCCTCCTTTCCACTAAGAACTCTGTGGTTTACCATAAGCTCCCAATACTACTCCTCGGATTGACAAGACTTTTGCATTACTTAGTCAAAGGTTATCCTAGTTTGAGGACCGAGATTCCACTCTCCAAATTTTTGGAATCACAGCATTGAGAGGAAATAGATTTTCAATGCTAAATAGGTGTATCACTACCTTTTTCTCAATACAGCAGATCTTATCCATTGAGAATAACTCATAAGTCCTCTCCAACTTTCTTTAGTATTGATGACAGAGATAGTCAAATTCAATGAAGTGATCCTCTTTCTGGTATCTGAATTGTCACTGGATCAAACTCAAGATAAATCATATCCTTAGGTAAAATTCTTTATCACAACTGCATCATCGCTACACTGTTATCTAAATACACCGATAATGATGCATCTCTGGTCATATTTGCTTCAAGAGATCATCATACTTTGTGACTGAGCAATCTCCTTATTTAGTGCTAATCGCAAAAATTTCAGAAACGTCCTCCCTAGACATTGTTAGAACCGCAAATTTATTGCTGACCTTTTGGCAGCATGGATTACCATAGCCGAGACATGATCACAGAGTCCTCTTC
Proteins encoded in this window:
- the LOC107867366 gene encoding protein FAM133A, with the protein product MEGENQKRDGDKMPDAPKSSSKKSVKKSGSEKLKEEENQKRDGDKMPNTAKSSSKKSVKKLGSENHKEEENQKRDGDKMPNTPKSSSKKSVEKSGSEKHKEKESRKRKRDKMPDTAKSSSKKSVKKSGSEKHKEEESRKRKPDKMPNTPKSMEKSGSEKHKEEKSRKRKRDKMPNTAKSSSKKSVKKSGSEKHKEEESRKRKPDKMPNTPKSSSKKSDSGPSSSKSPVRPKIKIKFSLPQKTEKRSSEAQDELKGKSGSMDEVTASAEKSTPSARQVKIMRELGLMAPFGSPFCKKDHAAAPPKSPVIPKGRVSAPKRSPSKPKDRLPPITRVVVCGVPAAGFADRVVK